The nucleotide sequence ACAAAGCCACAATCTAAAATTTAGAGTTGTGGCTTTTTATTTGAAGTAGAATTTGGCACTGTGAGGTAATAATCAATTATTAATCCTAGTAGCTTTAATGATTAAACCTAGATTAAGAATTGGAACAAGGATTACAAAGTTTTTTTTGATTGTTTTATAAGATAAAATCTGCGGAAACTTGTTTCATCTGCGCCAAAAAACAATAGAATCCTAATGCGGATTTTGGGTTAAATCCATTTATTTTTCCAATACAACTTTTAAATTGTCTAGTCCGCCTTGTAAATCCTTCCCTAGTAGTTCATCCATTTTCATCATCGGGAGCATTAAGTTCATAGGGTAGGGCATTCTACCATTAAACCCCCATTTAACTTTGGTTTCCTTATCCGAAATTGCTTCTGTCGTAAAATAAGCATTGTCAGTGGCTTCAAATGGTTTTTTAAAACGTAATTCTACATCCATGCGTTCGCCAGGTGTAATACTCTTAATTTCCTGTTCGCCAGTGCCCACTTGTTCGTTTTCACTTTCCCATCCCGCAATTGCACCTGCAGTTCCATCAACACCTGTAAATGTTTTTTTCATCGCTGGATCCATTTTGGACCATACACTAAAATGATCCTGATTTTTTAAGTATTTAATATAATTAAATACCGAATCTTTGGGTTGGTTAATGACAATTTCTCTTTCTACAGCATACTCTTTGGGCATGAATATAGCTGCAAATAATGCCAATGAAATTAACACTAGAATGGTAAACAAAATTTTTTTAATGATTTTCATAATTGTCTTGTTTAGATTATCTATTAGTTGTTATTTTTTAATTTGAGATTCATAGCAATCAATCCAGTTTTGGACACTCATTTTCTGGGCTAAAATTCCAATTAATTCAAAAGGAATTTTATTTTTTTTACTGAAACGAATACAACTTTTTCCCATGTCTAATTTTTGGTCTGTATATTTTGGATATTCATTTGTAAACCATTTTAAAAGTTCAGGATTGGCATATAATCCCAAATGATATATTGCGAAATATTTTTTTTGAGAAGCTATAGTAATAAATGGCAAAGGCAATTTTGGATTGCAATGATAACCGTTTGGGTATAGGTCATGTGGTACTACATAACCAATCATGCCATAGCTCAGTTCTTCGAAAAATCCTTCCGGAATATTTTTA is from Flavobacterium sp. NG2 and encodes:
- a CDS encoding SRPBCC family protein, encoding MKIIKKILFTILVLISLALFAAIFMPKEYAVEREIVINQPKDSVFNYIKYLKNQDHFSVWSKMDPAMKKTFTGVDGTAGAIAGWESENEQVGTGEQEIKSITPGERMDVELRFKKPFEATDNAYFTTEAISDKETKVKWGFNGRMPYPMNLMLPMMKMDELLGKDLQGGLDNLKVVLEK
- a CDS encoding DUF1801 domain-containing protein, which translates into the protein MQSKAQTVSDYLSELLPEEKEVMEKLREAILKNIPEGFFEELSYGMIGYVVPHDLYPNGYHCNPKLPLPFITIASQKKYFAIYHLGLYANPELLKWFTNEYPKYTDQKLDMGKSCIRFSKKNKIPFELIGILAQKMSVQNWIDCYESQIKK